A window of Sphingorhabdus lacus contains these coding sequences:
- a CDS encoding nuclear transport factor 2 family protein produces the protein MKSLSEIVSSFMGTFNTGDFGAMLEFFSEGSVYIDPYGVEHNGVSAIGDALAPSFEVSDSKSHYQITSTIIDEGQSMALVTWTLVITAPDGTKSAIDGLDILHVQDGKIVLKNAFCKANELTIRKVA, from the coding sequence ATGAAAAGCCTATCTGAAATTGTCAGTTCCTTCATGGGGACGTTCAACACCGGTGATTTTGGGGCGATGCTGGAATTCTTTTCGGAGGGCAGCGTCTACATCGATCCATACGGCGTCGAACATAACGGGGTTTCCGCCATTGGGGATGCGCTCGCGCCCAGCTTTGAGGTATCCGATAGCAAGTCCCATTATCAGATTACATCGACCATTATCGATGAAGGCCAATCCATGGCGCTTGTTACTTGGACTTTGGTCATAACTGCCCCGGACGGAACAAAATCCGCGATCGACGGCCTGGATATACTTCACGTCCAAGATGGCAAGATTGTGTTGAAGAATGCCTTCTGCAAGGCGAACGAACTCACCATTCGGAAGGTCGCTTGA
- the ndpC gene encoding 6-hydroxypseudooxynicotine oxidase, protein MERLMRDPRYDILFEPVQIGPVKTKNRFYVVPHAISMGMSSMDEMVAYRKTRAEGGWGVVCIEETMIHETSDHAPLPDPCLYNDKHIEPISRIVAAVKEHGALAGVELAHAGASGPAAYYREHPLSPTAKFPHYFYNPISARTIDKQDIADFRRWYRDAAVRAKTAGFDIIYVYCAHNLSLLQDFLDTKTNKRTDEYGGVFENRVRLLRETLCDVKDAVGDSCAVAVRFAVEDRRRVSNITAQEDGRRVVEALADVPDLWDVNVSDWPWDSGSSRFFEEGQQEPFIDFVKKVTNKPVVGVGRFTSPDAMVSQIKRGILDLIGAARPSIADPFLPNKINEGRHDDIRECIGCNACTAEVMTSVRIRCTQNPSAGEEHLMGWHPENVPPADDPDKNILVVGGGPAGLEAAHTLAKRGYQVSIADAGSEWGGRLVRERKMPRLSTWGRVVDYRVGQLQTMVNVNMYLDSMLTAEDVAGFEADHVIVASGATWRGDGVGRNHDEPIPGHELPHVFNPENILDGKLPSGDVIVYDEDYFYMATVVAERLARAGCKVTYVTTASDPAPWTLNTLEMVHVINSMNEIGIEIVVGTSIVSISEGKVVTSRLLTGAEQVRPADAVVLVTGQVSDDNLYHELVKKREAGEIASLERVGDCLGPGQIAQATRDGRKAGMQFGGLAR, encoded by the coding sequence ATGGAGCGACTTATGCGAGATCCACGCTACGACATCCTCTTTGAACCCGTACAAATCGGACCGGTCAAGACCAAGAACCGATTTTACGTTGTCCCGCACGCGATCAGCATGGGGATGTCGTCAATGGATGAGATGGTCGCCTACCGAAAAACGCGCGCCGAAGGCGGCTGGGGGGTGGTCTGCATTGAAGAAACGATGATCCACGAAACGTCGGATCACGCCCCCCTGCCCGATCCGTGCCTGTACAATGACAAGCATATCGAGCCAATCTCGCGCATTGTCGCGGCCGTGAAGGAACATGGGGCGTTGGCTGGGGTCGAGTTGGCTCACGCCGGCGCGTCGGGACCGGCAGCCTACTATCGCGAGCATCCGCTGTCTCCAACAGCCAAGTTTCCTCACTATTTTTACAATCCGATTTCCGCCAGAACAATCGACAAGCAGGACATCGCCGATTTCCGGCGCTGGTATCGCGATGCGGCAGTCCGTGCGAAGACAGCGGGATTCGACATCATTTATGTCTATTGCGCGCACAATCTGTCGCTGTTGCAGGACTTTCTCGATACCAAGACAAACAAGCGAACCGACGAATATGGCGGCGTGTTCGAAAACCGCGTGCGCTTGCTCCGGGAAACGCTATGCGACGTAAAGGACGCGGTCGGAGATAGCTGTGCGGTCGCCGTTCGTTTCGCCGTGGAGGATCGACGCAGAGTATCGAACATCACCGCGCAGGAAGACGGACGCCGGGTTGTGGAAGCCTTGGCCGATGTTCCTGATCTTTGGGACGTCAACGTAAGCGATTGGCCGTGGGATAGCGGCAGTAGCCGCTTCTTCGAAGAAGGCCAGCAGGAACCGTTTATAGACTTCGTGAAGAAGGTGACGAACAAGCCGGTGGTCGGCGTTGGGCGCTTCACGTCCCCCGACGCCATGGTAAGCCAGATCAAGCGCGGCATTCTGGATCTGATCGGCGCCGCCCGCCCCTCCATTGCCGATCCATTCCTGCCGAACAAGATTAATGAGGGACGCCACGACGATATTCGCGAATGCATCGGGTGCAACGCTTGCACCGCGGAAGTCATGACGTCCGTGCGGATCCGCTGCACGCAAAATCCCTCTGCCGGTGAAGAGCATCTGATGGGCTGGCATCCCGAAAATGTGCCACCGGCGGACGACCCCGACAAGAATATTCTTGTTGTGGGTGGAGGGCCTGCCGGACTGGAAGCTGCTCACACACTCGCCAAGCGCGGTTATCAGGTTTCGATTGCCGACGCAGGATCCGAATGGGGCGGTCGCCTTGTGCGCGAGCGCAAGATGCCGCGCCTAAGCACTTGGGGGCGCGTGGTCGACTATCGCGTCGGTCAGCTCCAGACGATGGTGAATGTGAACATGTACCTCGACAGCATGTTGACCGCTGAGGACGTCGCCGGTTTCGAGGCTGACCACGTCATTGTGGCGTCAGGTGCAACATGGCGTGGGGACGGAGTCGGCCGCAATCATGATGAGCCGATACCAGGACATGAGCTGCCCCATGTTTTCAATCCCGAAAACATACTGGACGGCAAGCTGCCAAGCGGCGACGTCATCGTGTATGACGAAGATTATTTTTACATGGCCACGGTGGTCGCGGAACGTCTCGCTCGTGCCGGCTGCAAGGTTACATATGTTACGACCGCAAGCGATCCCGCGCCTTGGACGTTAAACACGTTGGAAATGGTCCACGTCATCAATTCCATGAACGAAATCGGCATCGAAATTGTCGTCGGCACTTCGATCGTCAGCATTTCAGAGGGCAAAGTCGTAACCAGCCGCCTGCTCACCGGCGCCGAACAAGTCCGACCTGCTGATGCGGTGGTATTGGTTACCGGTCAGGTTTCCGACGACAATCTCTATCATGAACTTGTCAAAAAACGCGAAGCCGGAGAAATAGCCTCCTTGGAGCGCGTCGGCGATTGCCTTGGCCCGGGACAGATCGCCCAAGCCACCAGAGATGGCCGAAAGGCCGGCATGCAATTTGGGGGGCTAGCGCGGTGA
- a CDS encoding c-type cytochrome, which yields MDKAHIGKFRLALLSALCLAGTAACSEPAEDSKDSNPGASVEATSSTPAAGSSDYATLAADAGQVEAGKKLFSNCAVCHSVDPGNPSPAGPKLIAVVGRKIGGAEDFRYSQALKNADGSWTPEKLDVFLKDPMAAYPGTSMAFGGLAKEADRKAIIAYLASIQPK from the coding sequence ATGGATAAAGCTCATATTGGCAAATTTAGGCTGGCGCTCTTGTCGGCACTGTGCCTGGCCGGAACGGCTGCTTGTTCCGAGCCTGCGGAGGATAGTAAAGACAGCAACCCCGGAGCCAGCGTTGAGGCGACCTCGTCGACCCCCGCTGCTGGATCAAGCGACTATGCGACGCTGGCCGCCGATGCGGGACAAGTCGAAGCGGGCAAGAAACTGTTCAGCAACTGCGCGGTGTGTCATTCGGTCGATCCCGGCAACCCTTCGCCAGCAGGTCCGAAGCTCATAGCGGTGGTCGGTCGCAAGATCGGCGGAGCAGAAGATTTCCGCTATTCGCAGGCGCTGAAAAATGCCGATGGCTCATGGACTCCAGAGAAGCTCGACGTGTTTCTGAAGGATCCGATGGCGGCTTATCCGGGCACCTCGATGGCCTTTGGGGGGCTTGCGAAGGAGGCAGATCGCAAGGCGATCATCGCATATCTTGCAAGTATTCAACCGAAATGA
- a CDS encoding flavin monoamine oxidase family protein — translation MTNRPVDRRSLIRFGAAAAGAVALASCAKENPGRETRDGGGEGGPYDVAVIGAGYAGITAARDLAAKGWRVVVLEARPRIGGRTFTSEFLGRPVELGGSSVHWVQPHVFTEMQRYGFDFEEVPLYDLDASYIMTSDGAVHNVPPAKFDTLYNDAFNRFCANSRTLFPQPYKPFANPEVLKIDDISAAQHLASLGLDPLGKAALSAELVLYAGGPTSTFSYASFVKLFALAAWDPFTFTDSEKHWHIANGGTAALAKAILDDSKADVRLGTVVKEVEQRDKGVTLRTADGQTVEARAAVFTLPTSVYPDINFKPGLSSAKREFIAHGDSADGATMYMKVKNNLGNTFAFCDDPNPLNAIQTEEFGDDGTILKATLGRQSLIDMNDLDAVGAELRKIHPNAEITDIAPYNWVKDPFSKQAWPAYKVGWFKKYKDMAKAEGRLFFAGSATADGWHEYIDGAVESGIRACREVTEKLAREEAANG, via the coding sequence ATGACGAACCGGCCCGTCGACCGGCGTTCACTGATAAGGTTCGGCGCTGCCGCAGCTGGCGCGGTTGCGCTGGCGAGCTGCGCAAAGGAAAATCCGGGGCGCGAGACACGCGATGGCGGCGGCGAAGGCGGCCCTTATGATGTCGCCGTCATCGGCGCGGGTTATGCCGGCATCACGGCCGCGCGCGACCTTGCCGCCAAGGGCTGGCGCGTGGTCGTGCTGGAAGCGCGGCCGCGCATCGGCGGACGCACTTTCACCAGTGAGTTTCTCGGCCGCCCAGTGGAATTGGGAGGATCGTCCGTCCACTGGGTACAGCCGCATGTCTTCACGGAAATGCAGCGCTACGGCTTCGACTTCGAAGAAGTGCCTCTCTACGATCTCGACGCATCCTATATCATGACGTCGGATGGAGCCGTCCACAATGTGCCGCCCGCGAAGTTCGACACCCTTTACAACGACGCGTTCAACAGATTCTGCGCCAACTCGCGCACATTGTTTCCACAACCATACAAGCCCTTCGCCAACCCCGAAGTTCTGAAGATCGATGACATCTCGGCAGCTCAGCACCTTGCGTCGCTCGGCCTCGATCCGCTGGGGAAAGCGGCATTGAGCGCAGAACTCGTACTCTATGCCGGTGGCCCGACATCAACATTCAGCTATGCAAGTTTCGTCAAACTTTTCGCTCTCGCGGCGTGGGATCCTTTCACCTTCACTGACTCGGAGAAGCACTGGCATATCGCCAATGGCGGAACCGCTGCATTGGCCAAGGCAATCCTTGACGACAGCAAGGCCGATGTGCGGCTCGGCACTGTGGTCAAAGAAGTAGAACAGAGAGATAAGGGCGTCACCCTCAGGACTGCCGACGGACAAACAGTCGAGGCAAGAGCTGCTGTCTTCACTCTACCTACCTCTGTCTATCCAGACATCAACTTCAAGCCAGGACTGTCGTCCGCCAAACGTGAATTTATCGCCCATGGCGATAGCGCCGACGGCGCCACGATGTACATGAAAGTAAAAAACAACCTCGGTAACACGTTTGCCTTTTGCGATGATCCCAACCCGTTGAACGCAATCCAGACCGAGGAATTCGGTGACGACGGCACGATCCTGAAGGCGACGCTCGGTCGGCAATCGCTGATCGACATGAACGATCTAGATGCTGTCGGTGCGGAACTGCGAAAGATCCATCCCAATGCGGAAATCACCGACATCGCACCCTATAATTGGGTCAAGGATCCGTTCTCGAAACAAGCATGGCCGGCCTACAAGGTCGGATGGTTCAAAAAATACAAGGACATGGCAAAAGCCGAAGGCCGCCTGTTCTTCGCCGGCTCCGCTACTGCCGACGGCTGGCACGAATACATTGACGGCGCGGTGGAAAGCGGAATTCGCGCCTGTCGGGAAGTCACTGAAAAGCTTGCGCGTGAGGAGGCGGCAAATGGATAA